The Chloroherpetonaceae bacterium genome window below encodes:
- a CDS encoding TIGR04283 family arsenosugar biosynthesis glycosyltransferase, which yields MKISIIIPTFNESAAIQKTLQSLIEQEGISFQNIEILIADGGSEDDTVEKIINFFDSIDNLAIRIFKSAKGRAVQLNCGANFASGDIFLFLHADSQLSRNALHELSLAAENLKTSYGFFVMDFDEKNVFTEFYSKATELPSILTHYGDSGIFAKRDFFHKIGGFPEIPLMEDVEFLFRSRRICEPTLIQNAKVTTSARRFKKNGYLSQQLLNLTLTSLYIVGAKPDWLKSIYDGWFSDGKT from the coding sequence ATGAAAATCTCAATTATCATTCCCACATTCAATGAATCAGCTGCCATTCAAAAAACCTTGCAAAGTCTTATTGAACAAGAAGGCATTTCATTTCAAAATATTGAGATTCTTATTGCTGACGGAGGCTCCGAAGATGATACTGTTGAAAAAATTATCAATTTTTTTGATAGCATTGACAATCTTGCAATAAGGATTTTCAAATCAGCAAAAGGACGTGCGGTACAATTAAACTGTGGCGCAAATTTTGCAAGCGGTGACATATTCCTCTTTCTTCATGCAGATTCACAACTTTCAAGAAACGCTTTACACGAACTTTCTTTGGCTGCCGAAAATCTGAAAACCAGTTATGGTTTTTTTGTGATGGATTTCGATGAAAAAAATGTTTTTACTGAGTTCTATTCGAAAGCAACTGAATTACCTTCGATTTTAACACATTACGGCGATAGTGGTATTTTTGCTAAACGCGATTTCTTCCATAAGATTGGAGGATTTCCAGAAATCCCATTAATGGAAGACGTGGAGTTTCTATTTCGTTCACGCAGAATTTGCGAACCTACCTTAATCCAAAACGCGAAAGTAACAACAAGTGCAAGACGATTTAAGAAGAACGGTTACTTATCTCAACAACTGCTCAATTTAACCCTTACATCGCTTTACATCGTGGGAGCGAAACCAGACTGGTTGAAATCTATTTATGATGGGTGGTTTTCTGACGGAAAAACATAA
- the dapF gene encoding diaminopimelate epimerase, which translates to MMQSVHFTKMSGAGNDFILIDNRYHRYQFNSSTVAELCHRHQGIGADGLMLLESSEFFDFKMVYFNSDGKLGSLCGNGARCITKFASLCGLSKSAFRFEANNETYFSELTPDGEVRLHMRAPSDWKFDLSDGLESFSFVNTGSPHVILFRDSLDTEPVVSIGSRIRHNTTLFPEGTNVNFVSLIDKESLRIRTFERGVENETLACGTGAVASALMARKLGFVTSNQIRLKVQSGEWLEVTFDNDLSTPTLKGSAKIVFSGEIPMVIEHNNPQLVNS; encoded by the coding sequence ATGATGCAGTCAGTTCACTTTACGAAAATGTCCGGTGCGGGCAATGATTTTATCTTAATCGATAACCGCTATCACCGCTACCAATTTAATTCTTCCACAGTTGCAGAACTTTGTCACAGACATCAAGGAATCGGTGCTGATGGTCTCATGCTGTTGGAAAGTTCAGAGTTTTTCGATTTCAAAATGGTGTATTTCAATTCGGACGGGAAACTTGGTTCACTGTGTGGAAATGGCGCACGGTGCATCACAAAATTTGCTTCTCTTTGCGGTTTATCAAAATCTGCCTTTCGCTTTGAAGCCAACAATGAAACTTATTTCTCAGAACTGACCCCTGACGGCGAGGTTCGACTTCATATGCGTGCTCCCAGCGATTGGAAGTTTGATTTAAGTGATGGATTAGAATCCTTCTCTTTTGTGAATACCGGCTCGCCTCATGTTATCCTTTTTCGCGATTCCCTCGATACTGAACCTGTTGTGTCTATCGGTTCTCGAATTCGACATAACACTACATTATTCCCGGAAGGAACGAATGTGAATTTTGTATCACTGATTGACAAAGAATCCCTAAGAATTCGAACTTTTGAACGCGGTGTTGAGAATGAAACTCTTGCATGCGGAACCGGTGCTGTTGCATCTGCATTAATGGCTCGCAAACTTGGTTTTGTAACCTCCAACCAAATCAGACTGAAAGTTCAAAGTGGCGAGTGGCTTGAAGTTACTTTTGATAATGACTTGTCCACCCCTACCCTAAAGGGAAGTGCCAAAATTGTTTTCTCAGGAGAAATTCCTATGGTCATTGAACATAACAATCCTCAACTTGTCAACTCGTGA
- a CDS encoding PglZ domain-containing protein has protein sequence MLNKHKILWADDEIEYLKPHILFLSDKGYEVTTVLNGDDAIELSRQNRYDIIFLDEQMPGMSGLKALSEIKLSHPTTPVVMITKNEQESIMEEAIGKKISEYLIKPVNPTQILLTCKKLLDSDKIKDSAATQNYIAEFNRISADLYGEVDADKWIELHFRLTQWEVELDDHPALNLRQTLIDQKRECNALFGKFIEKNYREWIHREKEKRPMLSLDVLDRAVIPELEGGSPIFLFVVDCLRFDQWIVLEKLLNAHFSIERNAYFSVLPTATPYSRNSIFSGLFPADIEKRHPELWRDSQEDETSKNRYEADFMEDFFKRRRVPIRSMKYSKLVTSDDSKAYEQNILSQLGIQLNAVVVNFVDILAHSRSDSQVIKELSPDEQAFRSLTKTWFEHSSFLRLLKTLSKQKATIFITTDHGSLRCLRHTKVVADREASTNLRYKFGRNLQCDSKHAIFVRNPADYRLPNHGLNVNYILAKEDYYFIYPTNFHKYVNQYKDSFQHGGVSLDEMIVPFIKLKPNL, from the coding sequence ATGCTTAACAAACACAAAATACTCTGGGCTGACGACGAAATTGAATATCTCAAGCCTCATATTCTCTTTCTATCCGATAAGGGTTATGAGGTTACCACAGTTTTGAATGGTGATGACGCGATTGAACTCTCGCGTCAGAATCGATATGACATTATTTTCCTTGATGAGCAAATGCCCGGAATGAGCGGATTAAAGGCATTATCTGAAATTAAGCTGTCTCATCCTACGACGCCGGTTGTCATGATCACAAAGAATGAACAAGAAAGTATTATGGAGGAAGCGATTGGGAAAAAAATCTCAGAGTACCTCATTAAGCCGGTCAATCCCACACAAATTCTTCTGACTTGCAAAAAGCTTTTAGACTCCGATAAAATCAAAGATTCGGCAGCGACACAAAATTATATCGCGGAGTTTAATCGAATATCCGCAGATCTTTACGGCGAAGTGGATGCGGATAAATGGATTGAACTGCATTTTCGCCTAACGCAATGGGAAGTTGAACTTGATGATCATCCTGCACTTAATCTAAGACAAACCTTAATTGATCAAAAGCGGGAGTGCAACGCGCTTTTTGGAAAATTTATTGAAAAAAATTATCGGGAGTGGATTCATCGCGAAAAGGAAAAGCGTCCGATGCTGTCGCTTGATGTCCTTGACCGCGCGGTAATTCCTGAACTTGAAGGTGGAAGCCCGATTTTCTTGTTTGTTGTCGATTGTCTTCGATTTGATCAGTGGATTGTACTTGAAAAATTGCTGAATGCTCACTTTTCAATTGAGCGAAATGCTTATTTCTCTGTCCTTCCTACTGCAACACCCTATTCAAGAAATTCAATTTTCAGCGGGCTTTTCCCTGCAGATATAGAAAAGCGTCATCCGGAACTTTGGCGAGACAGTCAGGAAGATGAAACCAGTAAAAACCGCTATGAAGCTGATTTTATGGAAGATTTCTTTAAGCGACGCAGGGTTCCGATAAGAAGTATGAAATATTCTAAATTGGTTACTTCTGATGATAGCAAAGCCTATGAACAAAATATTCTTTCACAACTCGGAATTCAACTCAATGCCGTTGTTGTGAATTTTGTGGATATCCTTGCCCATAGCCGCTCAGATTCTCAAGTGATCAAAGAACTATCGCCGGATGAGCAAGCATTTCGTTCATTAACCAAAACTTGGTTTGAGCATTCCTCTTTCTTACGATTGCTAAAAACTCTATCGAAACAAAAAGCAACGATATTCATTACAACCGACCACGGAAGTCTTCGTTGCTTGAGGCATACGAAAGTTGTGGCTGATCGTGAAGCCTCAACAAACTTGAGATACAAATTTGGTCGTAATCTTCAATGCGACTCTAAACACGCCATTTTTGTCCGAAACCCCGCTGATTACCGGCTGCCTAATCACGGATTAAATGTGAATTACATTCTTGCCAAAGAAGACTATTACTTCATTTATCCGACGAACTTTCACAAATATGTTAATCAATACAAAGATTCGTTTCAACACGGCGGTGTCTCACTTGATGAAATGATTGTACCTTTTATCAAATTAAAACCCAATCTTTAA
- a CDS encoding helix-turn-helix domain-containing protein, which yields MSKLSQLAEDFCLAREGKKLTIEQLSQKTRVRLELLKNFESGIFNALPPPYIIPMMKVYAKELGIPESVIDDCKHELGIHDIPDNTKQGLSSSGSFTGLNKVSSSENDSFQQPLLNEEPLWLATAFQYRFGIIASIVLFIGLLGFSYWWFFLREKAVIIRQTAKNTVLYQEESKRENQTAIKPEIPKEWISGKDTLFNTPLPTEQLQPIQSQVPVQEVVTTTALPAVSPKDTVKAKRNPNPQVPSDLSNEIVIDQLPGIPKRNSGDGEEFGAIDPSRASVFEQGANPEKKPQQKKYRLVFQFNPESTDTCKVSVMIEGKGLRSVSLYPTNRTARFDADTTMSITIEKAEAVSVILNDEKVTLPKTSGEVSNLKVAEP from the coding sequence ATGAGCAAATTAAGCCAACTTGCCGAAGATTTTTGTTTGGCTCGTGAGGGTAAAAAGCTAACCATCGAACAACTCAGTCAGAAGACAAGAGTAAGACTTGAGTTGCTAAAAAATTTTGAATCAGGCATTTTTAATGCTTTGCCTCCGCCGTACATTATTCCAATGATGAAAGTCTATGCCAAAGAATTAGGCATACCGGAATCAGTCATTGATGATTGCAAACATGAACTTGGGATTCATGATATTCCCGATAATACGAAACAAGGACTATCTTCATCAGGTTCATTTACAGGACTAAATAAAGTAAGTTCTTCTGAAAATGATTCTTTCCAACAGCCTCTTTTGAATGAAGAGCCACTTTGGCTTGCAACTGCATTCCAATACAGATTTGGAATAATTGCATCAATCGTTCTCTTCATTGGGCTTTTGGGATTTTCATATTGGTGGTTTTTCTTAAGGGAAAAGGCTGTAATTATTCGGCAAACAGCCAAAAACACCGTGTTGTATCAAGAAGAATCAAAGCGTGAGAATCAAACCGCAATTAAACCTGAAATTCCAAAAGAGTGGATTTCAGGAAAGGATACCCTGTTTAATACGCCCTTACCCACTGAGCAACTCCAACCGATACAAAGCCAAGTTCCTGTGCAAGAAGTCGTGACGACAACTGCCCTTCCAGCAGTCTCGCCAAAAGATACCGTTAAAGCGAAACGAAATCCAAATCCTCAGGTTCCATCAGATCTTTCTAACGAAATAGTAATTGATCAACTCCCGGGAATTCCAAAACGCAATTCGGGTGATGGCGAAGAATTTGGAGCGATAGACCCGAGTAGAGCATCTGTATTTGAACAGGGTGCCAATCCGGAAAAAAAACCGCAGCAAAAGAAATACAGGTTAGTTTTTCAGTTTAACCCTGAGTCAACTGATACTTGCAAGGTCAGCGTTATGATTGAGGGAAAGGGTCTGAGAAGTGTTTCTCTTTATCCCACCAATCGAACTGCCCGATTTGATGCAGATACAACAATGAGCATTACTATTGAAAAAGCTGAGGCTGTTTCTGTCATACTCAATGATGAAAAGGTGACTTTGCCAAAAACTTCCGGTGAGGTGTCAAATCTAAAAGTTGCTGAACCTTAA
- a CDS encoding 6-carboxytetrahydropterin synthase, protein MKTELSLKFEFSAFHSLSVREEPHKHLWKVEVRIQGSPIGGMLVNMTEVRENIEVLLSQLESSYLNQNPTLPKEVQTSPTCETLGSYFYFVIGDMLQHNFFPRNPSLCLSSVEVTICEENGFEWGSAKLYSTLNDPEN, encoded by the coding sequence GTGAAAACGGAGCTTAGCTTAAAATTTGAATTCAGTGCTTTCCACTCTCTCTCGGTTCGAGAAGAACCGCATAAGCATCTGTGGAAAGTTGAAGTTCGAATTCAGGGCTCTCCAATTGGAGGAATGCTTGTGAATATGACAGAGGTTAGAGAAAATATTGAGGTACTATTGAGTCAACTTGAGTCTTCTTATTTAAATCAAAACCCTACGCTCCCTAAAGAGGTTCAAACCTCCCCAACCTGCGAGACTTTAGGAAGTTATTTTTATTTTGTAATCGGAGATATGCTGCAACATAATTTCTTTCCGAGAAATCCGTCGCTTTGTTTATCGAGTGTAGAAGTCACAATTTGTGAGGAGAATGGGTTTGAATGGGGTTCTGCCAAGCTGTATTCCACTTTGAATGATCCAGAAAACTGA
- a CDS encoding DUF4440 domain-containing protein has translation MKRNSTLLVITLLFSLFFYTNPLLSQDSVEKQISRVLTQQQYSWNAGNIEAFMDGYKESDSLKFVSVKGVTSGFQSVLKRYLTSYSSTEKMGELAFDIIEIKILSPSYAFVIGKWQLTRSVAAGGNVGGHFTLLFEKTGLGWKIIVDHTS, from the coding sequence ATGAAAAGGAATTCGACACTCTTGGTTATCACTTTATTATTCAGTTTATTTTTTTATACCAATCCTTTACTTAGTCAGGACAGCGTGGAAAAGCAAATCAGCAGGGTTCTTACTCAGCAACAATATTCTTGGAATGCTGGAAATATTGAAGCCTTTATGGATGGTTACAAAGAATCAGATTCGTTGAAATTTGTAAGTGTCAAAGGAGTTACTTCAGGTTTTCAATCCGTATTAAAGCGCTACCTCACGTCTTATTCTTCTACCGAAAAAATGGGAGAACTTGCTTTTGATATTATTGAAATTAAAATTCTTTCTCCTTCTTATGCATTTGTTATTGGAAAATGGCAACTCACACGAAGTGTTGCCGCAGGAGGCAATGTAGGCGGGCACTTTACTTTACTTTTTGAAAAAACAGGTTTGGGATGGAAAATTATTGTTGACCACACTTCATAG
- a CDS encoding TetR/AcrR family transcriptional regulator, with product MDTRAEILKKNFEILRRQGFGGIRADKSVAEIGVTKGALYHYFPSKRDLGYAIFDEIITPRYQSLWSRSEQTEANPIDVMISTIEDLSRSTCENISLGCPLNNIAQEMSGLDDGFTKRIESLYEVMQNQLASALSKGKKKGLVKKDCDPKNAAIFIVASTEGAFGIGKALQSEKAFQTALKELIRYINSLRA from the coding sequence ATGGATACAAGAGCAGAAATATTAAAAAAGAATTTTGAGATTCTAAGGCGACAAGGCTTTGGTGGGATTCGGGCAGATAAGTCAGTCGCTGAAATTGGCGTCACAAAGGGAGCTCTTTATCACTACTTCCCTTCAAAACGTGATTTGGGATATGCCATTTTTGATGAAATCATTACACCGAGATACCAATCGCTTTGGAGCCGTTCAGAGCAAACTGAGGCAAATCCAATTGATGTAATGATTTCTACAATTGAGGATCTCTCCCGTTCAACTTGTGAGAACATTTCGTTGGGTTGTCCATTGAATAACATCGCTCAGGAAATGTCGGGACTTGACGATGGATTTACAAAAAGAATCGAATCTCTTTATGAAGTCATGCAAAATCAATTGGCTTCCGCTTTATCGAAAGGGAAAAAAAAGGGGCTTGTCAAAAAGGATTGTGACCCCAAAAATGCTGCGATTTTTATCGTAGCATCTACTGAAGGGGCTTTTGGAATTGGAAAAGCCTTACAGTCAGAAAAGGCATTTCAAACAGCGTTGAAAGAATTGATTCGGTACATTAATTCATTAAGAGCATAA
- a CDS encoding cysteine desulfurase family protein, with protein sequence MIEPIYLDNASTTPLDPEVFDAMKPYFSTHFGNPSSIHSFGQFTKNALEDSREKIAHLLNAKPSEIFFSSGGTESNNMAVKGFFFSNPKDSLTVLTSKLEHKAVLEPLAWLSNKFSVQVNYISHDETGKIITTGIEDFSKGERLLVSIMLVNNELGNINPIELISEKVKKLGGYFHTDAVQAIGKVPFSLKGSSISLATVTAHKFYGPKGIGALFIREGTPIDSLLHGGSHERNRRAGTESAALAVGFAKALEISIRDFEKNDRQIRHVSALFLDSLSASLKDSGITFSLNGNENEKIAHVLNLSFHLPTKKRLASDVFLLAMDAVGVAISSGSACTSGTEKPSHVLLALGKTEDEARLSARISFSKFTTERDVLFASEKIPEALKRISK encoded by the coding sequence ATGATTGAACCAATATACTTGGATAATGCCTCGACAACGCCGCTTGATCCGGAAGTTTTTGACGCAATGAAGCCTTATTTCTCTACTCACTTTGGAAATCCTTCTTCCATCCATTCGTTTGGGCAGTTTACAAAAAATGCCCTTGAAGATTCGCGTGAAAAAATTGCCCATTTATTAAACGCCAAACCTTCCGAAATATTTTTTAGCTCCGGTGGCACAGAATCGAACAATATGGCGGTGAAAGGATTTTTCTTTTCAAACCCTAAAGATTCGCTTACCGTTCTTACTTCAAAACTCGAGCATAAAGCGGTTCTTGAGCCACTTGCTTGGTTATCAAACAAGTTCTCGGTTCAAGTTAACTATATCTCACACGATGAAACAGGGAAGATTATCACCACGGGTATAGAGGATTTTTCAAAGGGAGAACGGTTGCTTGTTTCAATCATGTTGGTAAATAACGAACTTGGGAATATTAATCCTATCGAATTGATTTCTGAAAAGGTCAAGAAATTAGGCGGATATTTTCATACGGATGCTGTTCAAGCTATTGGCAAAGTTCCATTTTCACTTAAGGGTTCTTCAATTTCACTCGCGACAGTGACGGCTCACAAATTTTATGGGCCTAAAGGGATTGGTGCACTCTTTATTCGTGAAGGAACTCCTATTGATTCACTATTACACGGTGGGAGTCATGAACGAAACCGACGCGCGGGAACCGAAAGTGCGGCATTGGCTGTAGGGTTTGCAAAAGCGTTAGAAATTTCAATTCGAGATTTCGAAAAAAATGATCGTCAGATTCGTCATGTAAGCGCATTATTTTTGGATTCACTCTCGGCCTCTCTAAAAGATAGTGGGATTACCTTTTCTCTTAATGGAAATGAGAATGAAAAAATTGCACATGTCTTGAATCTTTCTTTTCATCTTCCAACTAAGAAACGGCTGGCAAGCGATGTGTTTTTGCTTGCAATGGATGCGGTGGGTGTGGCAATATCGAGTGGCAGCGCATGTACTTCCGGGACCGAAAAACCATCGCATGTTCTGTTAGCTCTGGGAAAAACTGAAGATGAAGCGCGGCTTTCAGCCAGAATTTCGTTTTCAAAATTTACGACTGAACGCGATGTGCTCTTCGCTTCTGAAAAAATTCCTGAAGCCCTAAAGCGGATATCAAAATGA
- a CDS encoding carboxy terminal-processing peptidase yields the protein MNRAYVLFNYNNNKILQLPSRMTKKIVSSLVLLLVYALFSFSLKAQSDTDASIKNADLSVDTTSLYAQSIHPLVEREVARILMIRHYKKFRLDDSLSKQMFDFYLESFDNNRSVFLASDVSEFQAYKYQLDNNLQRGDLSVAFLIFNRFKIRFDQRLKSVVSILEKEFDYSINEEYFYDRKELPWPKTQKELDELWEKVLKNQALDLKLAGKKWEEIQKTLFSRYKNQAKAISQYKSEDIFQIYMNSFTRAIDPHTNYFSPSTSDNFRINMSQSLEGIGAQLQSENDYTKVAEVIPGGPAFKSKLIKKGDKIVGVAQGDTGKFVDVIGWRLDDVVALIRGPKGTIVRLQIIAAEDLATAPPREIKLTRDKVKLENQTAKKEVKIIKTGAKSSKIGVITIPTFYMDFEAYQRGEANYNSTSRDVRRLVGELQSEKVEGIIIDLRNNGGGSLMEAIELSGLFIPQGPVVQVKDASGRVEINEDDDPAMVYNGPLGVLINRFSASASEIFAGAMQDYNRAIIIGENSYGKGTVQTLDDLNRRIQIKNERLGQLKFTTAKFYRVTGSSTQHKGVLPDINFPSAFSAEEFGEDSEPTALPWDEITTAPFKPMAKITPKTKELLQKKHAARVKKNDAFQSVVQEIQWAKKERAKKSISLLETERKKERDAAEARRLARNKKVQLKGKTESPAASNQENAEKEPDIYLDEAGQILTDLVNLRIG from the coding sequence ATGAATCGAGCTTACGTTTTGTTTAATTATAACAACAATAAAATCCTTCAGCTGCCAAGCCGTATGACGAAGAAAATCGTTTCCTCTCTTGTATTACTCCTTGTATACGCGTTGTTTTCCTTCTCCCTAAAGGCACAATCAGATACTGATGCATCGATAAAAAACGCGGATTTATCCGTTGATACAACATCGCTGTATGCACAATCAATTCATCCGCTTGTCGAAAGGGAAGTGGCAAGAATCTTGATGATTCGCCATTACAAAAAATTTAGATTGGACGATTCCCTCTCTAAACAAATGTTTGATTTTTATCTTGAATCATTCGATAACAATAGAAGTGTTTTTCTTGCCTCAGATGTAAGTGAGTTTCAAGCCTATAAATATCAACTGGATAACAATTTGCAACGCGGCGATCTCAGCGTTGCATTCCTCATATTCAATCGATTTAAGATTCGCTTTGATCAACGACTGAAAAGCGTTGTCAGTATTCTTGAGAAGGAATTTGACTACTCAATTAACGAAGAGTATTTCTATGATCGCAAAGAATTGCCTTGGCCTAAAACTCAAAAAGAACTGGATGAACTCTGGGAAAAAGTTCTAAAAAATCAGGCGCTTGATTTGAAGCTTGCAGGAAAAAAATGGGAAGAAATTCAAAAAACTCTGTTTAGTCGATATAAAAATCAAGCAAAGGCAATCTCTCAATACAAAAGCGAAGATATCTTTCAGATTTATATGAATAGCTTTACGAGAGCGATTGACCCACACACCAATTATTTTTCACCGTCAACTTCCGACAATTTTCGAATCAATATGTCTCAATCCCTCGAGGGAATTGGGGCTCAGCTACAATCAGAAAATGATTATACAAAGGTCGCAGAAGTGATACCCGGAGGCCCAGCCTTCAAAAGCAAATTGATTAAAAAAGGGGATAAAATTGTTGGGGTTGCTCAAGGAGATACAGGTAAGTTTGTGGATGTTATCGGGTGGAGATTAGATGATGTTGTAGCATTAATTCGCGGTCCAAAAGGAACAATTGTTCGTTTGCAAATTATCGCAGCAGAAGATTTGGCGACAGCACCACCACGCGAAATCAAACTCACCCGAGACAAAGTTAAACTTGAAAATCAAACCGCAAAAAAAGAAGTTAAGATTATAAAAACAGGAGCAAAATCGAGCAAAATTGGCGTGATTACCATTCCAACTTTTTATATGGATTTTGAAGCGTATCAAAGAGGTGAAGCAAATTACAACAGCACCTCCCGTGATGTTCGCCGGTTGGTTGGAGAATTGCAGTCTGAAAAGGTCGAGGGCATAATCATTGATCTAAGAAACAACGGCGGCGGAAGTTTGATGGAAGCAATTGAATTGAGTGGGTTATTTATTCCTCAAGGCCCTGTCGTTCAAGTGAAAGATGCCTCTGGAAGGGTTGAAATCAATGAAGATGATGACCCCGCAATGGTTTACAATGGGCCATTAGGTGTTCTCATTAATCGGTTTAGCGCTTCTGCATCTGAGATTTTTGCAGGGGCAATGCAAGATTATAACCGCGCAATAATCATCGGAGAAAATAGTTATGGAAAAGGCACGGTTCAGACACTCGATGATCTCAATCGAAGAATTCAAATCAAAAACGAACGGTTAGGTCAATTAAAATTTACCACGGCTAAATTTTATCGTGTAACCGGTAGTAGTACTCAACACAAAGGTGTGCTCCCTGATATCAATTTCCCCTCAGCCTTTAGTGCTGAAGAATTTGGCGAAGATTCAGAACCAACAGCCTTACCGTGGGATGAAATCACGACAGCGCCATTTAAGCCGATGGCCAAAATTACACCTAAGACAAAGGAATTATTACAAAAGAAGCACGCGGCACGTGTAAAGAAAAATGACGCTTTTCAATCGGTGGTTCAAGAAATTCAATGGGCGAAAAAAGAGCGAGCAAAAAAATCGATTTCACTTTTAGAAACAGAACGTAAAAAGGAACGCGACGCAGCCGAGGCCCGACGCTTGGCAAGAAATAAAAAAGTTCAGCTTAAAGGAAAAACCGAATCGCCAGCTGCATCAAACCAAGAGAATGCTGAGAAAGAGCCGGATATTTATTTAGATGAAGCCGGCCAAATTTTGACCGATTTAGTCAATTTGAGAATCGGGTAA
- a CDS encoding NAD(P)H-binding protein codes for MIVILGATGNTGKPLAEMLLKAGEKVTVVGRDASKLEGLRTLGAKVETGSIDDAGFLSKVFTGATAIYALVPPNFTASNFRAYQNQVIDAIKAAIESAKVKYVVTLSSIGAHLPSGTGVVNGLNDMERKFNELKDSHIVHLRAGFFMQNIFGMLGAYKQAGVLGGFPIRADLKIPMIHTNDISKVAFDFLSKRDFEGKSFVNVAHPQYFTLQEVASKLGQAIQKPDLKYVQFEEAAFKGAMLGMGASESLVDGYLEFSKAMNERETEFMSGYQLTSRGEGKISVGEFIENELSHAAR; via the coding sequence ATGATTGTTATTCTAGGTGCAACAGGCAATACAGGGAAACCCTTGGCTGAAATGTTGTTGAAAGCCGGCGAAAAGGTCACGGTTGTAGGCAGAGATGCTTCAAAACTTGAAGGTCTTAGAACATTAGGTGCAAAAGTTGAGACCGGAAGTATTGATGATGCAGGATTTCTTTCTAAAGTATTTACCGGTGCAACTGCGATTTACGCTTTAGTTCCTCCCAATTTTACAGCATCTAACTTTAGAGCGTATCAAAATCAAGTTATCGATGCCATTAAAGCCGCAATCGAATCAGCCAAGGTTAAGTATGTTGTTACATTGAGTTCTATCGGAGCGCATCTCCCAAGCGGAACGGGAGTTGTCAATGGATTAAATGATATGGAAAGGAAGTTTAATGAGTTAAAGGATAGCCATATTGTGCATCTTCGAGCTGGTTTCTTTATGCAAAATATTTTTGGAATGCTTGGGGCATATAAGCAGGCCGGAGTGCTTGGAGGTTTTCCAATTCGTGCTGACTTAAAGATTCCAATGATTCATACAAATGATATATCAAAAGTAGCATTTGATTTCCTTTCTAAAAGAGATTTTGAAGGAAAATCATTCGTCAATGTTGCTCACCCACAGTATTTCACTCTTCAAGAGGTTGCCTCAAAACTCGGCCAAGCGATACAAAAGCCAGACTTGAAGTATGTACAATTTGAAGAAGCTGCCTTTAAGGGCGCAATGTTGGGGATGGGGGCTTCTGAAAGTTTGGTCGACGGATATTTAGAGTTCAGTAAAGCAATGAATGAGAGAGAGACAGAATTTATGTCAGGGTATCAGTTAACTTCACGGGGAGAAGGTAAAATTTCCGTCGGAGAGTTTATCGAGAATGAACTTTCACATGCTGCTCGTTAA
- a CDS encoding DsbA family protein, whose protein sequence is MNLNRRIIYIYDALCGWCYGFSEVIVTLEKTFQDILTFQVLNGGMIMGDRVKPISETRWYIESAYPIVEAKTGVQFGEAYLNGILKSGQILSDSLPPALAFNALKGQTKLTQIGLASSIQRLLYIEGKNLNEPDSYRSLSEECGISFELFLSKFKSEETLKETQIEFQQVKSLGVNGFPTVLFDSGNRIYPITSGYSTVEILSNRIHHLVENINKQ, encoded by the coding sequence ATGAATTTAAACAGACGAATCATTTATATCTATGACGCACTTTGTGGCTGGTGTTATGGATTCAGCGAGGTGATTGTAACTCTTGAGAAGACTTTTCAAGACATTTTGACCTTTCAAGTGCTGAATGGAGGAATGATAATGGGCGACCGAGTGAAACCAATTTCTGAAACAAGATGGTACATCGAATCAGCTTATCCGATTGTAGAAGCTAAAACCGGGGTTCAATTCGGTGAAGCATATCTAAATGGCATTCTGAAGTCAGGTCAAATCCTTTCAGATTCACTGCCACCTGCATTAGCATTCAACGCATTGAAAGGTCAAACGAAACTTACCCAAATTGGACTGGCTTCATCGATTCAAAGGTTGCTCTATATCGAGGGTAAAAACTTAAACGAGCCCGATTCATACCGCTCTCTATCTGAAGAGTGCGGAATCAGTTTTGAACTCTTTCTCTCAAAATTTAAGAGTGAAGAAACCCTTAAAGAAACACAGATTGAATTTCAGCAAGTGAAATCACTTGGTGTAAATGGATTCCCAACGGTTTTATTCGATAGTGGGAATCGAATTTACCCAATTACATCAGGCTACTCGACTGTTGAAATTTTATCTAACAGAATTCACCATTTGGTGGAGAACATAAATAAACAATAA